CTTCCAATCGAGTGATAAAACTGGGGCATCAAATTCACGGGGCAATATCCTATTGCGACGAGCACGATATGCACCTTTTCTATCGCAAAGCCAAGGCCGCGTCCATTGCCTTCGGGGATACGGACCATCATCTGGAAAAGGTAGCCCAACACCTTGGACTCTAAGGAATCTGGAAGCAAATCAAAATGAATCACCATGGCTATTTCAGAACAATTGCTGTAACAACTTAATAAATACCTTAAGTAAGTAGGAGAAGAATCAATGAGTAAAAGAATTCTCAGAACGAAACTCTGTGACATTTTGAATATCGAATATCCCATACTGAGCGCCGGGATGGGGCCGAGTCTGGTCGGTGAAAAGGCTGGGGCTACAGTTGAACTTGTAGTGGCCGTTTCCGAGGCAGGTGGGCTAGGCGTGTTGGGCGCGGCGGGCTTTACGGTCGAGGAGATGAGAGAGCAGATTCGTGAGATTAAAAAGCTGACCGATAAGCCGTTTGGAGTGGATATACTTCTTCCGAAACAGTTCGTCGAGATGGGTGATCAGCCGTTTGAAAAAGGCGCTGAAATTCCATTGACTGAACTGATTAAAAGGCTTCCCAAAGAGCACTTTGAATGGCTCATGAAAATTAAAGAGGAAATGAGGCTGCCGGATCTGGAGTCATCGTTTGCCTCAGGAAGCACGACCTCACGGCCCAACGCTTCAGTCAAAGCCTGCATAGAAGAGGGGGTTCCGCTCTTTTGCGCCGGTCTTGGCAATCCAGGCTTTATGGTTGAAGACGCTCACGCGGCTGGCATGAAAGTACTGGGCATTTCTGGAAATACAAAGAATGTGAGGCGCATCGCCCAGGCCGGCGCGGATTTGGTCGTGGCACAGGGCCACGAAGCCGGCGGCCATACGGGGCGCGTCGGGTCTATGGCCTTATGGCCTCAGGCGGTTGACGCGGCGGCTTCGACTCCGCTTTTAGCAGCCGGGGGAATAGGTGATGGCCGGGGCTTGGCCGCGGCGCTGGCTGTTGGGTGTGTTGGCGTATGGGTAGGCACCCGTTTTCTGGCATCGGTCGAAGCCGGGGCGCTACCCATACAGAAGGAAACCATTGTCGAGGCCACGGACGAGGACACGAGGAGAACTTATCTCTATACAGGTAAAACTTCCCGTGCAATCTACAATCAGCTGCATGATCTGTGGGAAAACTCGGGTCTTGAACCCCTTC
Above is a window of Deltaproteobacteria bacterium DNA encoding:
- a CDS encoding nitronate monooxygenase yields the protein MSKRILRTKLCDILNIEYPILSAGMGPSLVGEKAGATVELVVAVSEAGGLGVLGAAGFTVEEMREQIREIKKLTDKPFGVDILLPKQFVEMGDQPFEKGAEIPLTELIKRLPKEHFEWLMKIKEEMRLPDLESSFASGSTTSRPNASVKACIEEGVPLFCAGLGNPGFMVEDAHAAGMKVLGISGNTKNVRRIAQAGADLVVAQGHEAGGHTGRVGSMALWPQAVDAAASTPLLAAGGIGDGRGLAAALAVGCVGVWVGTRFLASVEAGALPIQKETIVEATDEDTRRTYLYTGKTSRAIYNQLHDLWENSGLEPLPLGIQGLLASALAEMFNKAEMKEYMGPFSGQVAGLIDEVTPAAQIVEEMVEETVDILTRRLPESVIAE